The Coleofasciculus chthonoplastes PCC 7420 sequence TCAAACGGTATTGAGAGTGGTTCTTCCTGCCGCTTTACCCGCCATCCTGACGGGAACCACCTTGGCAGTTGCTCGCGCCGCTGGGGAAACCGCCCCGCTGATTTTCACGGCTCTATTCACCTTCTTTTGGCCCTCAGGACTATGTCAACCAACTCCCTCGCTAGCCGTGTTAGTTTACAATTTTGCCACCTCGCCTTTTTCTGATCAACAAGAACTAGCCTGGGCGGCTTCTTTACTCCTGGTAGCTTTGGTCTTATTAACCAGTGTAATTTCTCGTTGGGCAACTCGGAAAAGCATTTATTGAACTATGGATTACCTGATTAATCTATCCATTTCCAAGGGGAGATTGAAATTCAACGTCTAAACATGAAAACCAACTTATTGTATCCAAATGCAACCCAAAATTCAGGAAAAATTATTATGGAATCTAATCAAAAAGTAGCAAGTCCGAATCAAGGTAATGAACAATCAACAGAAACGGTTTTACGCACAGAAACCCTAGATATTTACTACGGAAAATTTTTAGCGGTCAAAGGGGTGTCTATGGCAATTCCCAAAAACCGGATCACGGCTTTTATCGGTCCTTCGGGTTGTGGTAAAAGTACCTTGATTCGTTGCTTCAACCGTCTCAACGATTTAATTGATTCATTCCACATTGAGGGTAAGGTTTACTATCGCCAGAAAGACCTTTATGACAAAAGTGTTGATCCGGTAGAAGTACGACGGCGGATTGGTATGGTGTTCCAAAAACCCAACCCATTTCCTAAAACAATTTATGACAACATTGCTTATGGTGCCAGGGTAAATAACTATAAAGGGGATCTAGATGAATTAGTGGAAAACTCCCTACGCGCTGCCGCTTTATGGGATGAGGTCAAAGATAAGCTGAAAACCAACGGGATGTCCCTATCTGGGGGACAACAGCAACGGTTATGTATTGCCCGGGCGATCGCTATTAACCCGGATGTGGTATTAATGGACGAACCTTGTGCGTCTCTTGACCCGATTTCCACCCTCAAGGTTGAAGACTTAATGCACGAACTGAAACAAAAATACAGTATTGTGATTGTGACGCACAATATGCAGCAAGCCACACGGGTTGCCGACATGACCGCCTTCTTCAATGCCAGAGCCACAGAAAAGGGTGGAAAACAGGGGTATTTAGTTGAGTACGACGAAACCGAAAATATCTTTCAAAATCCCAAGGAGGAAGCCACGAAAGACTATGTAAGCGGACGTTTCGGGTGACATCCTCCCACAGCAAATCGGAGATTATGCTGTGGGCTTCTATTCTTAGTTTGTAGTGCGTAGTTCGTAGTAAGGGCTTTAGCCCTTCTTTGAGATCTATTGCTTTTTAGCCTTAAGAACTCTCTCAATTTGGGGCTGGTGGCGAGCAATCACAACCAAGCGATCGCCCAACATGAGTTGTTCATCTTTGGCTGGGTTAACCAGAGTCTCTCGACGCCCCTGAGTTTGCCGTTCCACAGCAACTAAAATACTATCTAGCTCCTCTTTTAGCCATTGAGCCGCATTCCAGAATGAAATACCATTCCATTGCTGGGGTAGGGAAATTTTATAGATTTGGTTCCCCGTTTGCACAGTGAGCAATTCCGCTAACACATCCACAGAACCCCAGTTTCGCACTGAAGTCGCCATTAAATGACTCGCCAATTCATCCGCCACAATCACATCTTCCACTCCCGCTACTCGCAGTTGCACATTATTTTTGCCATCAAGAAGTTGAGCGCAGGTATAGATACCCGGATGGAGTTTTTCAATCGTTAATGCCGCTAAAACAGTTCGTGCATCCCGATCCTGATCACTGCGCGGATGGGTAGCATCTGCCAACAAAATAGCCCGTGAGGTGTGATAAATTCCCACCGCTTCTAGGACATCAATTGTCGTGTAATCTCCGGTATAGAAATAAATTTGGGAACGATTAACATGTTTCAGTTCTCGCTCCGGAGTTTGGATAAATTCAGCAACCACCACAATCGGATGGTGTTTTAAACTGGGATCGGCTTGCAGTTGCTCAATCAGCAGATGTCCACTGCGATTCCAGCCACAGATAACAATATGATCGCGTAGTTCGTCCAATTCCCAGTGTTTAATTTCCATCACTGTTCTCAATCGTTGTACCATGACGGCGGAAACGACACCCGTAAACATGGCAAACATCGTCAAGCCACCCAGGATTACTATGAGTGTAACCAATCGCCCCGCATCGGTTTGAGGTTCGCCGCCGATGGGTTCTCCGGATACAAGGGTAAAAAAGCTCCACCAGAGGGAATCCTTCACAGAGGCGAAATCCGGATTGGTAAACCCCTCTAGCAAGTGAATCGCGATCGCGCCGACTAAAATAATTAAACCGACAACCAGCAATACGCCAATCTGGACACCAATACTCGTGGCTAAGGTAGAGCCAAGACGATTTAAATTCTGATTGAGTAGGATTCCCACTCGCAATAGTCGTAGGAGGCGCAATACCCGCAACAGGCGAAAGGCTCGCAATAGGGGCAATACGGCAATAATATCTAACCAATAGTGGCGGAAGAAACGGCGTTTATTTTTAGCAGCAAAATAGCGAATTGTCAACTCGATAATAAAGATGCCCGTGAGTAGTTCTTGAGTCAGATAGACAAGTTTATAGGCTTGAGTGTTATTATCAAGCGTGACTTCCGCAATCACGAGAATTACAGAAAGCAGAATGAGAACGATTAGCGCCAGTTCAGTTTGGGGGGCATGGATAAAGCGATCCAAACGGGCTTGTAGGGTTTTGTTGGGCATGTTGAGGTATGAGAATCTCTCTTGACTTTAGAGACATTTATCTATACTGAACAATAACGCTTAAAAGGTCTTGTTCTATGGCGGTCAAAAACTCCGAAACCCATACATTTAAACAGTCCCAGGCAATGTCCAACCTACCGCCCCTAGAAAATGGCGATCGCTTAACTCGAAAAGAATTTGAGCGACGCTATCAAGCAACGACAACGATCAAGAAAGCGGAACTAAAACCCTTGATATACCGTAGGGTGGGCATTGCCCACCAGCATACCAGTCAGTGCCATTGAGCCTAAGTCGAATGGCACTGACTTAAGCTCAATCAGGCAACTAGCTGACGCTTGAGAACGTCGCGGGGTTGCTGCATCCAGCCATAAGGCTTGGGGCGTCGTTTCTTGAGTCGAGGTTCATAGCGATAGGGACGTTCTGGTAGAAGCTTGTCAGTCACTACAATCAAGAATGCGTCGTAAAGCTTTGCTCGCTTTTTAGCTCCAGCTTTGTAGAACTGGCAGCAGAAGTGGCTTAAATGCTGACGAGTGCCTTGCAAAGAAATACGCACTGGACAAACTCCAGCTTGTTTACCTGCCTGCCACATCACGGTTCGTAACAAGTTGTAAGCCAGAAGATGCACATAGATTTCTTTGCGAACCATTTCTGGAGTTTTCCCGCGCAGCATCTCCATACCTAAAGTGGTTTTGACATGGCGTAGATCTACCTCAACTTGCCAGCGCCACTGGTAAAGTTGAGCTAGCTTGGTTTTGGTATAAACCTGGGCATCTAGTAAGGTAGTAACCAAAATAATCTCTTTGGAGCGAAAGCCCTTTTGCTGAATTAGTAGATGGATTTCTCGCACCTGGACGTGAGTGGGAAGTTTGGCAAATTCATCCTGACTCATGCCCGTAGGACGGCGATGGGGCTTGCTCCAAGTAACGATGTGGTCTCCAATCCCTAGTTTTTTGCCCCGTCGAAAGTCACTTTTACGACTCTGATGTTTACGAAACACGGCATCAGCCGAGTATTGTTGGATGAGTACCAAGTCCACATAGCTGCCAAAGGCACGATCAGCTAACACGACATCATCAGGCATCAGCTTGGGATAGAGTTGGCGAGCTAGAGTCACTTCTCCTGTCCTAAACGGGGCAATCAATATTTCTAGAGCAGCTCCCGTTGCCAAGCTAAACATCACAACAATTTTGGCAATGGGAAAACCACACCCAAGTGTTTGATTACTGTGCTGAGGATATTCTGTTTGATTTAGTGGGGTATCGCTCATCACAACTGTTGAACCATCACAGAGTTTGACATGTCTATCGCACCATAGGTCTTCGGTTGTTGTTTGCTTCTCTAGCCCTTGGGCTGTTTTGCCTAATAGCCTCACCAGAAATTTCTCTGAGAGTCTTTTTCTGGCTTTCGAGTATCCTCCTGTGTCCGACGACGGAATCGCTTCTCCATCCGCTGCCAACCACGAAATAATGCGACTCACAGCATTTTGCAGGCTTTTATCTGTATCCAATACTTGAGACAGAAATGCCCACAAGGTAACGATGGGGTTAAACAGACGGTTACGATACTCTATCTTTTCGGCTTCTAAGGCTTCAACAAGGGTTGACTCCGGCAATAACTCCCGAAACGGCAGTCCCACACTGTTAGTAAATTGGCGCTTGAGAATTTCGACGCGATTAGGCATAGTAGAAACAAGTTATCGTTCATCTCCTAGGCAAACCATTCTTCAACTTCAGCCTAGGAGACTTTTGTACCATGTCTTGCTTAACAAGAGTGAGTAATCGCCAACTTCATGCTCCCTCTGTCGGGTGAGGGGGGACGCGATCGCGTGACCTTGAGTGTTTTTATCCTCTAATCCAATTTGGATTTCCACTGAGCAGACTGTCTATTGCAAAAATAGCGCGATACATTCGGAGGAAACAAGCTCCGCCAGCGCGAAGCGCTATTGATGTTTTCCCGTCGCCCTGACTCACATTACACCTGAATTTTTCTCTCACCGACAGATGTATGTAGTCCTATGGCTGGATCGCACAACCCCACGACGTTCTCAAGCATAAGCTAGCTGCCTGATTGAGCTTAAGTCAGTGCCATTCGACTTAAGTCAGTGACATTCTCTGATGAATTACGCTAAAGTCCTACTGGCGTGGCACACCTAAAATGGTTGATTAGAATTGTAGGGGCGCACGGCGTGCGCCCGCCCTACGTTTGTAGTGAGAACTTTATCTCGCGCCCCCTAGCTGGAGAGGGCTGAGGTTCCCTCACTACGAAGCAACTCTATTCCACAATTTTAGCTGTGTCAGTCCAGTCGGATTCACTTTTGTGAAATAACCACTACACTGCGATGAAATTCGCGGATGTAAGTGTTGTGGTATCAAACCAACTCAAAACCCCTAGGGTTTGATTTCCTACCCAAATCTCTTCCCCAGAGAACGTCAATTGATCAAACTCTAACCCTCCCGTCAATCCAATTTTATCCCCTTGACCGATATTAAAATCGGTAATCATATCGAGACTTCCATCTAGCGCCAACACAAATATATCAGCACCGAAACCACCGTTGAGAATATCATCGCCTAAACCGCCATTGAGGATATCCTCGCCAAAGGAACCGTCGATTTGATCCCAACCCCCTAAGCCGTTGATGCGATCATTTCCGGCGCTACCAATTAAGAAGTCATCGTTATCTGTACCGTCGATATTTTTCCCGACAGCCACGGTGACGGTAGCGGTATTGGTGAGACTACCATCACTGAGAGTATAGGTAAAGCTACCATTGCCACTAAATCCATCACTGGGGGTGAAGATGATCAAGTCATCTGTTGTATCGTCTGGGGTATTATTATTATCAAATACTGCTGTACCATTGGTTTCATTACTAACCCCAGTAATTTTCAGAGAGGATTTTGCACTGTCGATATCCCGATCATTGTTCAGTAGGGTACTGGTTTGAATAGTAACGGCGGTATCTTGGGCGGTGGTAGTGCGATCGCGTCCCCCGATTGGGTTATCATTGACTCCTGTTAGGGTAATTGTAATATCAGCAGTGACACCATCTAAGGCGCTAACGGTAAAGGTTTCAGTTTGGGTTTCCGCTTCACCGAGATATTGCACCGCACTATTATCTACACTGTAGGTGAAGCTGCCGGTATCGGTAATGGTTAAATTGCCTAAATTCCCCGGTGCTGAAACTACCGTGGTACTGAATTTATCTTCGCCAGTGTCGGTATCTGTTACGGTTAGGGAACCGGTTGCGGTTAAGGTGGGGGTGCTACTATCTTCAATAACCGAGGCTTCGGCAATACCCGTAATTACCGCCGCATTATTCACCCCAGTCACGGTAATCGTGGCGGTGGCGCTACTGGTTTCTCCTTGCTCGTCGCTGATAGTATAGGTGAAGCTATCGGTGGCAGTTTGATTGACACCCAGGTAAGCAAATTGACCATTGGGATTATAGGTATAACTGCCATCACTATTTAAGGTTAATAATGCGCCACTGGTTAGGGTAATCTCGTTGCCGATATCCGTCTGATTACCATTAATATCTACAACTGTCAAGCTAGCGGTAGCATCGGCATCACTATCGTTGGTTAAAACATTATCGGTGAGGGCAGTATTTTCATCGGTGGTGGGATTGTCATCAACTGCAGTGGGTGTATCGTTGACGCCAGTAATCGTAATCGTGATATCTTCCGAGGCGGTGCCATCTAGGGAGGTTACGGTAAAGGTTTCGGTTTGGGTTTCCGCTGCACCCAGATATTGTACGGCGCTATTATCCACAGTGTAGGTGAAGCTGCCCGTATCGGTAATAGTTAAATTGCCGAGATTTCCGGGTGCTGCGGTGACTGTAGGATTGAATTTGTCTTCATCGCTATCGGTATCGGTGACAGTTAGGGAACCGGTGGCGGTTAAGGTGGGAGTATCGCTATCTTCGCTAACAGCGGCTGCGGCGACACCTGTAATTGTGGCAGGATTGTTAATTCCGGTAACTTCAATCGTGGCTATGGCATTGCTGGTTCCCCCATTCCCGTCACTAATCGTATAGGCAAAGCCGTCTATCTCAGTTTGATTGGCACCGAGGAATTCAAATTGATTGTTGGGATTGTAGGTGAAGGTGCCATCGGTGTTGAGGGTGAGTAATGCACCGGAAAACAGTGTCACGGGTTTGCCGACTGCCCTGGGTGTACCATTAAGTTTGGCGATGGTGAGGATATCGCTATTGTCGATATCGGTATCATTGGTGAGTACATTCCCGGTGATAGCGGTGTCTTCGTCGGTGGTGGGAGTCTCATCGGTGGCGGTGGGATTATCGTTAGCGCCGGTAATCGTAATTGTGATGTCTTCCGAGGCGGTGCCATCCAGGGAAGTAACGGTAAAGGTTTCGGTTTGGCTGTCTGTGGCACCCAGATATTGGATGGCGCTATTGTCCACAGTATAGTTGAAGGTTCCCGTATCCGTTAGGGTGAGACTGCCCAGATTACCGGGTGCAGACGTTACTGTGGTGTTGAATAAGTTTTCTCCCGTATCGATATCATCCACAGTCAGGGAACCACTGGTGGTAAGTATGGAGTTGCTGCTATCTTCGTTTATGGATGCCGTGGTGATGCCGGTGATGGTGGCGGGATTGTTGACGCCGGTATTGATGCCAGTAATCGTGACAATGATATCTTGAGAAGCTGTACCGTCGAGGGAGGTAACGGTGAAGGTTTCGGTTTTGGTTTGTTGGGTGCCGAGATAGGCAATGTCACTATTATCTACTGTATAAGTGAAGGTGCCGGTATCGGTGAGGGTTAAGTTTCCCAGATTCCCGGTTTGGGAAATGACAGTGGTGTTAAATTTAGTCTCTCCGGTATCGCTATCGGTGATGGAGAGGGAACCGGTGGCGGTGAGGGTTGATAAGGTTTCACTTTCGGTGAGAGAGGCGGTGTTGGTTCCGGTAATGGTGGCGGTATCGTTAATTCCGTTAATTGTCACCACAATGGTTTGGCTGGCGCTACCATCAATGGATTCAACGGTGAAGCTATCCAGTTGGGTTTGCCCTGCACCGAGATATTGTACGCTGCTATTAGCGACGGTGTAGGTAAAGCTGCCCGTTTCCGTAATAGTTAAGTTGCCGAGATTCCCGACTGTGGGCGTGACAGTGGTGTTAAACTTGTCTTCACCGTTATCCGGATCAGTAATCGTTAAAGCACCCGTGGCGGTGAGATTGGGACTATTGGTATCTTCGGTAACTGAGACGGTAGGATTGCCAGTGATAGTGGCTGTATCCCTAGGACTACCGATTAATTGGTAAAGTTCTAGG is a genomic window containing:
- a CDS encoding IS4 family transposase, whose product is MPNRVEILKRQFTNSVGLPFRELLPESTLVEALEAEKIEYRNRLFNPIVTLWAFLSQVLDTDKSLQNAVSRIISWLAADGEAIPSSDTGGYSKARKRLSEKFLVRLLGKTAQGLEKQTTTEDLWCDRHVKLCDGSTVVMSDTPLNQTEYPQHSNQTLGCGFPIAKIVVMFSLATGAALEILIAPFRTGEVTLARQLYPKLMPDDVVLADRAFGSYVDLVLIQQYSADAVFRKHQSRKSDFRRGKKLGIGDHIVTWSKPHRRPTGMSQDEFAKLPTHVQVREIHLLIQQKGFRSKEIILVTTLLDAQVYTKTKLAQLYQWRWQVEVDLRHVKTTLGMEMLRGKTPEMVRKEIYVHLLAYNLLRTVMWQAGKQAGVCPVRISLQGTRQHLSHFCCQFYKAGAKKRAKLYDAFLIVVTDKLLPERPYRYEPRLKKRRPKPYGWMQQPRDVLKRQLVA
- a CDS encoding ion transporter, which codes for MPNKTLQARLDRFIHAPQTELALIVLILLSVILVIAEVTLDNNTQAYKLVYLTQELLTGIFIIELTIRYFAAKNKRRFFRHYWLDIIAVLPLLRAFRLLRVLRLLRLLRVGILLNQNLNRLGSTLATSIGVQIGVLLVVGLIILVGAIAIHLLEGFTNPDFASVKDSLWWSFFTLVSGEPIGGEPQTDAGRLVTLIVILGGLTMFAMFTGVVSAVMVQRLRTVMEIKHWELDELRDHIVICGWNRSGHLLIEQLQADPSLKHHPIVVVAEFIQTPERELKHVNRSQIYFYTGDYTTIDVLEAVGIYHTSRAILLADATHPRSDQDRDARTVLAALTIEKLHPGIYTCAQLLDGKNNVQLRVAGVEDVIVADELASHLMATSVRNWGSVDVLAELLTVQTGNQIYKISLPQQWNGISFWNAAQWLKEELDSILVAVERQTQGRRETLVNPAKDEQLMLGDRLVVIARHQPQIERVLKAKKQ
- a CDS encoding VCBS domain-containing protein; protein product: MANFWFNLSSLDGTNGFKIDGISSNAKSVNSAGDINGDGIDDIIIGDLGKSYILFGDSSNRNLTRNVSSLDGTNGFLIDGIRGITTVSQAGDINADGIDDLVIGGVEQSFVLFGKTTGFTSSFNVSSLDGNNGFTVNNISGSTFVQAAGDINGDGIEDFMIGARDAPFDGSSSGEVYVIFGKNGGFNSSLDSSALDGTNGFKIKGINAADQAGTSISLAGDINGDGIDDLIIGAPNADPKGSDSGQAYVIFGRNSRFSASLELSSLNGSNGFTINGIEAGDRAGTSVSGIGDINGDGVDDLIVGAPGADPNRSGSGQSYVIFGKTGAFSPSFNLSSLDGVNGFKLNGIITGDFSGHAVSGAGDINQDGIDDLIIGATGADPNSNNSGQSYVVYGTSSGFGSSFDLFSLNGSNGFKINGIAANDQSGNLVNSAGDVNGDGIDDVIIGSNAGESYVIYGNPAPTLEPDNISNPVLGFKINGIASGDNLGHAVNRFGDINGDGIDDLIISAPGADSNASNSGQIYVLYGKTSDFGSSFDLSTLDGSNGFKINGIAANHKAGISISNAGDINGDGINDLIIGAPNASTSYVVFVRSSVLVPNFDLSTLNGNNGFKINGVSSNYRSGFSVSAAGDVNGDGIDDLIIGAPGASRSYVVFGKSSFFSADLNLSTLNGSNGFTIIGPSNSGYSVSRAGDINNDGFDDVIIGSLLGAGASYVVFGKNSSLSGFGSNLNVSSLDGSNGFKISGIANSDNSGWSVNHAGDINGDGIDDVVIGAPNADPNGSKSGQSYVVFGKTSGFSDNFNLSSLNGSNGFQINGIAADDGSGFSVNSAGDVNGDGVDDLIIGAPNINSQGSDSGQSYVVFGKTSSFSATLELSSLDGTNGFKINGIATDDQSGFSVSGAGDINADGIDDLVIGAPHADINDTKGSQSGQSYVLFGHSNIGSNGTLELYQLIGSPRDTATITGNPTVSVTEDTNSPNLTATGALTITDPDNGEDKFNTTVTPTVGNLGNLTITETGSFTYTVANSSVQYLGAGQTQLDSFTVESIDGSASQTIVVTINGINDTATITGTNTASLTESETLSTLTATGSLSITDSDTGETKFNTTVISQTGNLGNLTLTDTGTFTYTVDNSDIAYLGTQQTKTETFTVTSLDGTASQDIIVTITGINTGVNNPATITGITTASINEDSSNSILTTSGSLTVDDIDTGENLFNTTVTSAPGNLGSLTLTDTGTFNYTVDNSAIQYLGATDSQTETFTVTSLDGTASEDITITITGANDNPTATDETPTTDEDTAITGNVLTNDTDIDNSDILTIAKLNGTPRAVGKPVTLFSGALLTLNTDGTFTYNPNNQFEFLGANQTEIDGFAYTISDGNGGTSNAIATIEVTGINNPATITGVAAAAVSEDSDTPTLTATGSLTVTDTDSDEDKFNPTVTAAPGNLGNLTITDTGSFTYTVDNSAVQYLGAAETQTETFTVTSLDGTASEDITITITGVNDTPTAVDDNPTTDENTALTDNVLTNDSDADATASLTVVDINGNQTDIGNEITLTSGALLTLNSDGSYTYNPNGQFAYLGVNQTATDSFTYTISDEQGETSSATATITVTGVNNAAVITGIAEASVIEDSSTPTLTATGSLTVTDTDTGEDKFSTTVVSAPGNLGNLTITDTGSFTYSVDNSAVQYLGEAETQTETFTVSALDGVTADITITLTGVNDNPIGGRDRTTTAQDTAVTIQTSTLLNNDRDIDSAKSSLKITGVSNETNGTAVFDNNNTPDDTTDDLIIFTPSDGFSGNGSFTYTLSDGSLTNTATVTVAVGKNIDGTDNDDFLIGSAGNDRINGLGGWDQIDGSFGEDILNGGLGDDILNGGFGADIFVLALDGSLDMITDFNIGQGDKIGLTGGLEFDQLTFSGEEIWVGNQTLGVLSWFDTTTLTSANFIAV
- the pstB gene encoding phosphate ABC transporter ATP-binding protein PstB — protein: MESNQKVASPNQGNEQSTETVLRTETLDIYYGKFLAVKGVSMAIPKNRITAFIGPSGCGKSTLIRCFNRLNDLIDSFHIEGKVYYRQKDLYDKSVDPVEVRRRIGMVFQKPNPFPKTIYDNIAYGARVNNYKGDLDELVENSLRAAALWDEVKDKLKTNGMSLSGGQQQRLCIARAIAINPDVVLMDEPCASLDPISTLKVEDLMHELKQKYSIVIVTHNMQQATRVADMTAFFNARATEKGGKQGYLVEYDETENIFQNPKEEATKDYVSGRFG